A genome region from Pseudomonas sp. S06B 330 includes the following:
- the ssuD gene encoding FMNH2-dependent alkanesulfonate monooxygenase, which produces MSLNIFWFLPTHGDGHYLGTAEGARAVDHGYLQQIAQAADRLGFGGVLIPTGRSCEDSWLVAASLIPVTQRLKFLVALRPGIISPTVAARQAATLDRLSGGRALFNLVTGGDPEELSGDGLFLSHEERYQASVEFTRIWRRVLEGETVDYDGQHIQVKGAKLLYPPIQQPRPPLYFGGSSEAAQDLAAEQVELYLTWGEPPTAVAQKIEEVRAKAAKQGRTVRFGIRLHVIVRETNAEAWQAAERLISHLDDDTIARAQASLARFDSVGQQRMAALHGGNRDNLEVSPNLWAGVGLVRGGAGTALVGDGRTVAERVKEYAALGIDTFIFSGYPHLEESYRVAELLFPHLDVQRPELPKSSGYVSPFGEMVANDILPKSTAQR; this is translated from the coding sequence ATGAGCCTCAATATTTTCTGGTTTCTTCCTACCCACGGCGACGGCCACTACCTGGGCACCGCCGAAGGTGCACGCGCCGTCGATCACGGCTATCTGCAGCAGATAGCCCAGGCTGCCGACCGCTTGGGGTTTGGCGGGGTATTGATCCCGACCGGTCGCTCTTGCGAAGACTCCTGGCTGGTCGCGGCATCGCTGATTCCCGTCACCCAGCGCCTGAAGTTCCTCGTTGCCCTGCGTCCCGGGATCATCTCGCCGACTGTGGCAGCCCGTCAGGCCGCGACCCTGGATCGTCTCTCCGGCGGCCGTGCATTGTTCAACCTGGTCACCGGTGGCGATCCAGAAGAGCTATCCGGTGACGGTCTGTTCCTCAGCCACGAAGAGCGCTACCAGGCCTCGGTGGAGTTCACCCGTATCTGGCGGCGCGTGCTGGAAGGCGAAACTGTCGATTACGACGGCCAGCACATCCAGGTCAAAGGCGCCAAGTTGCTCTACCCTCCGATCCAGCAGCCACGTCCACCGCTGTACTTTGGTGGCTCCTCGGAAGCGGCCCAGGACCTGGCTGCCGAACAGGTCGAGTTGTACCTGACCTGGGGTGAACCGCCGACCGCGGTTGCGCAAAAGATCGAGGAAGTCCGTGCCAAAGCCGCCAAGCAAGGACGCACAGTACGTTTCGGTATCCGACTGCACGTGATTGTGCGCGAAACCAATGCTGAGGCCTGGCAGGCTGCCGAGCGGCTGATTTCGCACCTGGACGACGACACCATCGCGCGTGCTCAAGCGTCGCTGGCGCGCTTTGACTCGGTGGGCCAGCAACGCATGGCCGCGCTGCATGGCGGCAACCGTGACAACCTGGAAGTCAGCCCCAATCTCTGGGCCGGTGTCGGCCTGGTGCGTGGTGGTGCCGGCACCGCCCTGGTGGGCGATGGCCGGACGGTGGCCGAGCGGGTCAAGGAATATGCCGCCCTGGGCATCGATACCTTCATCTTCTCTGGTTATCCACACCTTGAAGAGTCATACCGGGTTGCTGAACTGCTCTTTCCGCACCTGGATGTGCAGCGTCCAGAGCTGCCGAAAAGCTCAGGTTACGTGAGCCCTTTTGGCGAGATGGTCGCAAACGACATCCTGCCCAAGTCCACGGCGCAGCGCTGA
- the ssuC gene encoding aliphatic sulfonate ABC transporter permease SsuC, whose amino-acid sequence MSRVSTPWPQRLAPWALPLLLLAIWQQAVSVGWLSTRILPAPSAVFSAGVELIRSGEIWTHLAISGWRAGLGFLIGGAIGLALGFITGLSKWGERLLDSSVQMIRNVPHLALIPLVILWFGIDESAKIFLVALGTLFPIYLNTYHGIRNVDPALVEMARSYGLSGFELFRQVILPGALPSILVGVRFALGFMWLTLIVAETISANAGIGYLAMNAREFLQTDVVVLAIVLYAVLGKLADLAARGLERVWLRWHPAYQPTRGEGA is encoded by the coding sequence ATGAGTCGAGTATCCACTCCTTGGCCCCAGCGCCTGGCACCCTGGGCGCTGCCATTGCTTTTGCTAGCAATCTGGCAACAGGCAGTCAGCGTCGGCTGGCTGTCGACGCGCATCCTGCCTGCTCCGAGCGCGGTGTTCAGTGCCGGTGTTGAGCTGATTCGCAGCGGTGAAATCTGGACCCACCTGGCCATCAGTGGCTGGCGAGCTGGGCTTGGTTTTCTGATTGGTGGCGCGATCGGCTTGGCGCTGGGGTTTATCACCGGACTGTCGAAGTGGGGCGAACGCTTACTCGACAGCTCGGTACAGATGATCCGTAACGTGCCGCACCTGGCGCTGATCCCATTAGTGATCCTGTGGTTCGGCATTGATGAGTCGGCGAAGATTTTTCTGGTGGCCCTGGGCACCCTGTTCCCGATTTACCTCAACACCTACCACGGCATCCGCAATGTCGATCCGGCGCTGGTGGAAATGGCGCGCAGTTATGGTCTGTCCGGCTTCGAGCTGTTTCGCCAGGTGATTCTGCCCGGCGCCTTGCCCTCTATCCTGGTTGGCGTGCGCTTTGCCTTGGGCTTTATGTGGTTGACCTTGATCGTTGCTGAAACCATTTCGGCCAACGCAGGCATCGGCTATCTGGCGATGAATGCCCGTGAGTTCCTGCAGACCGACGTGGTGGTGCTGGCGATTGTTCTGTATGCCGTGCTCGGCAAGCTTGCCGATCTCGCGGCGCGAGGCCTGGAGCGGGTCTGGCTGCGCTGGCATCCGGCTTATCAACCGACCCGGGGAGAGGGCGCATGA
- the ssuB gene encoding aliphatic sulfonates ABC transporter ATP-binding protein has product MTILQEAPARLLRGIPLAANNLQKTFGQRQVLRDIDLHVPAGQFVAIVGRSGCGKSTLLRLLAGLDQPTGGELLAGSAPLSEAREDTRLMFQEARLLPWKKVIDNVGLGLSGNWRPQALQALEAVGLAERANEWPAALSGGQKQRVALARALIHQPRLLLLDEPLGALDALTRIEMQQLIERLWRQHGFTVLLVTHDVSEAVAVADRVILIEDGEVGLDLIVDLTRPRARGSHRLAALESEVLNRVLSVPAAPPEPEPVAPLPTQLRWAL; this is encoded by the coding sequence ATGACCATCCTCCAAGAAGCACCCGCGCGGTTACTGCGCGGTATACCGCTGGCGGCCAATAACCTGCAGAAAACCTTTGGCCAGCGCCAGGTCCTGCGTGACATCGACCTGCATGTTCCAGCCGGACAATTCGTGGCCATCGTTGGCCGAAGCGGCTGTGGCAAGAGCACGCTGTTGCGTTTGCTTGCGGGGCTCGATCAGCCCACCGGTGGCGAGCTATTAGCGGGCTCTGCGCCATTGAGTGAGGCACGTGAAGACACCCGGCTGATGTTCCAGGAGGCACGTTTGCTGCCGTGGAAAAAGGTCATCGACAACGTCGGCCTGGGGTTGTCTGGCAACTGGCGGCCACAGGCATTGCAAGCCCTGGAGGCGGTCGGCCTGGCCGAGCGTGCCAATGAATGGCCGGCGGCACTGTCGGGTGGGCAAAAGCAGCGTGTGGCCCTGGCCCGTGCCCTGATCCATCAGCCGCGCCTGCTGTTGCTCGACGAGCCATTAGGTGCGCTGGATGCCCTGACCCGTATCGAGATGCAGCAACTGATCGAACGGCTCTGGCGCCAGCATGGCTTTACGGTGTTGTTGGTCACTCACGATGTCAGCGAAGCGGTGGCGGTTGCTGACCGGGTGATCCTCATCGAAGACGGTGAAGTGGGACTGGATTTGATCGTTGACCTGACGCGTCCCCGTGCACGTGGCTCCCATCGTCTGGCAGCGCTGGAAAGCGAAGTTCTCAACCGTGTGCTCTCGGTGCCGGCGGCACCGCCTGAACCGGAACCCGTAGCACCTTTGCCGACGCAACTGCGTTGGGCTCTCTAA
- a CDS encoding TOBE domain-containing protein has product MTIKAINVRNQFKGTVKEILEGPVLSEIDVQTASGIVTSVITTRSVRELELTIGSEVIAFVKSTEVSIAKL; this is encoded by the coding sequence ATGACTATCAAAGCGATCAACGTACGTAACCAGTTCAAAGGCACTGTTAAGGAAATTCTCGAAGGCCCGGTGTTGTCGGAAATCGACGTGCAGACGGCTTCGGGCATTGTCACCTCGGTGATCACCACCCGGTCGGTACGTGAGCTGGAGCTGACCATTGGCAGTGAGGTAATTGCCTTTGTGAAATCCACAGAAGTGTCGATTGCCAAGCTTTGA
- a CDS encoding TetR/AcrR family transcriptional regulator, producing MTRTVTPRKPRARSQARIDSILEAARTLLANEGVASLSIYSVAERAQIPPSSVYHFFASVPALLEALTADVHGAFRACLAAPVEAAALNTWHDLSRLVELRMLSIYNEDAAARQLILAQHGLSEVTQADRQHDLELGEQMHALFAQHFQLPVLPEDVDVFALAMELGDRVYARSVQLHGQITPRMAEEGMRVFDAYLGLYLPPFLPKRKINP from the coding sequence ATGACCCGTACCGTCACCCCGCGCAAACCCCGCGCCCGTAGCCAGGCGCGGATCGACTCGATCCTTGAGGCGGCGCGAACCCTGCTGGCCAACGAAGGCGTGGCCAGCCTGTCGATCTACAGTGTCGCCGAGCGGGCACAGATTCCGCCGTCATCGGTGTATCACTTTTTCGCCAGTGTCCCAGCACTGCTCGAAGCCTTGACTGCCGACGTGCACGGCGCCTTTCGCGCGTGCCTCGCGGCACCGGTCGAAGCAGCGGCGCTGAACACCTGGCACGACCTCTCGCGCCTAGTAGAACTGCGCATGCTGAGCATCTACAACGAGGATGCTGCTGCCCGTCAATTGATCCTCGCCCAGCATGGCTTGAGCGAAGTGACCCAGGCTGACCGTCAGCACGACCTCGAACTGGGCGAGCAGATGCACGCGTTGTTCGCCCAGCACTTCCAGTTACCGGTACTACCGGAAGATGTCGATGTGTTTGCCCTAGCCATGGAGCTGGGGGATCGGGTCTATGCCCGCTCAGTGCAACTGCATGGGCAGATTACGCCGCGCATGGCTGAGGAAGGCATGCGCGTGTTTGATGCGTATCTGGGGTTGTACCTGCCGCCTTTTTTGCCTAAGCGCAAGATCAACCCGTAG
- the gshA gene encoding glutamate--cysteine ligase, whose translation MSELLNRRLSLLGQGDNLSLLKQCLHGIERECLRVTEQGRLAQTPHPEALGAALTHEQITTDYSESLLEFITPALADPAQTLESLENIHRFAYTQLGTEYLWSPSMPCPLPAEEDIPIAWYGSSNIGQLKYVYRKGLALRYGRTMQCIAGIHYNFSLPEKLWPLLRDAEGSSLDDRDYQSAAYIALIRNFRRYSWLLMYLFGASPALDAGFLRGRAHQLEQFDADTLYLPYATSLRMSDLGYQSNAQAGLTPCYNDLNSYTDSLRKAVATPYAPYVEIGTHKDGEWVQLNTNILQIENEYYSNIRPKRVTYSGERPIQALMARGIQYVEVRCLDINPFLPTGIDLPESRFLDAFLLFCALDSSPLLGSLECGNCTDNFLNVVKQGRRPGLMLERHGKPVELKEWANELLERIAPLAALLDRSQDSDEHGKALELQRAKVSDPSLTPSAQVLASMSEHKESFSRFALRQSQAHAEFFRAKALPAGEQQRFEAAARESLEAQAKLEREENKVDFDLFVSAYQASILAISN comes from the coding sequence TTGAGCGAACTTCTCAACCGCCGCCTGAGCCTGCTCGGCCAAGGCGACAACCTCTCCCTGCTCAAGCAGTGCCTGCACGGCATCGAGCGCGAATGCTTGCGTGTGACCGAACAAGGTCGCCTGGCACAGACCCCGCACCCCGAGGCTCTCGGCGCGGCGTTGACCCACGAGCAGATCACCACCGACTATTCCGAGTCGTTGCTGGAGTTCATTACTCCAGCACTGGCTGACCCTGCGCAGACCCTCGAAAGCCTGGAGAACATCCACCGCTTCGCCTACACCCAGTTGGGCACCGAGTACCTGTGGAGCCCGTCGATGCCTTGCCCGCTGCCCGCGGAGGAAGACATTCCGATCGCCTGGTACGGCAGCTCCAACATCGGTCAGCTCAAGTACGTGTACCGCAAGGGCCTGGCCCTGCGTTACGGCCGCACCATGCAGTGCATCGCCGGGATTCACTACAACTTCTCGCTGCCGGAAAAACTCTGGCCGCTGCTGCGTGACGCTGAAGGCAGCAGCCTGGATGACCGCGATTATCAGTCGGCTGCCTACATCGCCCTGATCCGTAACTTCCGCCGTTACAGCTGGTTGCTGATGTACCTGTTCGGTGCCTCGCCGGCGCTGGATGCCGGTTTCCTTCGCGGCCGCGCCCATCAGCTCGAACAGTTCGATGCCGATACGCTCTACCTGCCATACGCCACCAGCCTGCGTATGAGTGACCTGGGATACCAGAGCAACGCCCAGGCCGGCCTGACACCCTGCTACAACGATCTGAACAGCTACACCGACAGCCTGCGCAAGGCCGTCGCCACCCCGTATGCGCCCTATGTGGAAATCGGTACGCACAAGGATGGCGAGTGGGTGCAGTTGAACACCAACATTCTCCAGATCGAAAACGAGTACTACTCCAACATCCGTCCCAAGCGTGTGACCTACAGCGGCGAGCGTCCTATCCAGGCGCTGATGGCCCGGGGCATCCAGTACGTCGAAGTACGCTGCCTGGACATCAACCCGTTCCTGCCGACCGGCATCGACCTGCCCGAATCACGCTTCCTCGATGCCTTCCTGCTGTTCTGCGCCCTGGATAGCAGTCCACTGTTGGGCTCCCTGGAGTGCGGCAACTGCACGGACAACTTCCTCAATGTGGTCAAGCAAGGTCGTCGCCCAGGCTTGATGCTGGAGCGCCATGGCAAGCCGGTGGAGCTCAAGGAATGGGCCAATGAGCTGCTCGAGCGTATTGCGCCGCTGGCCGCACTGCTTGACCGCAGCCAGGACAGCGACGAGCACGGCAAAGCCCTTGAACTGCAAAGGGCCAAGGTCAGCGACCCGTCCCTGACGCCGTCGGCGCAAGTACTGGCGAGCATGAGCGAGCACAAGGAAAGCTTCAGTCGCTTTGCCCTGCGTCAGAGCCAGGCGCATGCTGAGTTCTTCCGCGCCAAGGCTTTGCCGGCAGGCGAGCAACAGCGTTTCGAAGCAGCAGCACGTGAGTCCCTGGAAGCCCAGGCCAAACTGGAGCGCGAAGAGAACAAGGTCGACTTCGACCTGTTCGTCAGCGCTTACCAGGCCAGCATCCTGGCGATCAGCAACTGA
- a CDS encoding PaaI family thioesterase, which yields MDAQQEVVLSAFSQLLGCRLQRLEAGVAEMTLALEPHLRNRGGKLHGGAIFSLVDTAMGLACSSAHGFDQQSVTLECKINYLRAVGDGEVLCIARVLHAGRRTLVVDAEVHQDDKLVAKAQGTFVVL from the coding sequence ATGGACGCTCAGCAAGAGGTGGTCCTCAGCGCCTTCAGCCAGTTGCTTGGCTGCCGTCTGCAACGCCTGGAAGCGGGCGTTGCAGAGATGACGCTGGCGCTGGAGCCGCATCTGCGTAACCGCGGCGGCAAGCTGCATGGCGGGGCAATCTTCAGCCTGGTCGATACCGCCATGGGCCTGGCTTGCTCCAGCGCCCATGGTTTCGATCAGCAAAGCGTGACCCTGGAGTGCAAGATCAACTACCTGCGCGCGGTGGGCGATGGTGAAGTGTTGTGCATCGCCCGTGTGCTACACGCTGGACGTCGAACCCTGGTGGTCGACGCCGAGGTACACCAGGACGACAAACTGGTGGCCAAAGCCCAGGGAACGTTCGTCGTCCTCTAG
- a CDS encoding Tex family protein, giving the protein MDSINSRIAEELGVRPQQVEAAVALLDEGSTVPFIARYRKEVTGSLDDTQLRHLEERLRYLRELDDRRASILASIEEQGKLTPELAREIKLADTKTRLEDLYLPYKQKRRTKGQIALEAGLGELADGLLHDPQLSPETEAARFVDAEKGVADVKAALEGAKYILMERFAEDASLLDKLRSFLKQEAVLSARLVAGKEEEGAKFRDYFEHDELLKSVPSHRALAIFRGRNEGVLAASLKVGEELPGTLHPCEMMIAERFGLQNQNRPADKWLGEVVRWTWKVKLYSHLETDLFGELRDNAEGEAINVFAHNLHDLLLAAPAGPRATLGLDPGLRTGCKVAVVDATGKLLDTATVYPHVPKNQWDQTIAVLAALCAKHSVELIAIGNGTASRETDKLAAELIKKYPALKMTKIMVSEAGASVYSASELAAREFPDLDVSIRGAVSIARRLQDPLAELVKIDPKSIGVGQYQHDVSQLKLARGLDAVVEDCVNAVGVDVNTASVALLARISGLNSTLAQNIVSHRDANGAFKTRAALKKVSRLGEKTFEQAAGFLRVMNGDNPLDASAVHPEAYPLVQRIAAETDRDIRSLIGDSGFLKRLDPKKFTDETFGLPTVTDILQELDKPGRDPRPEFKTAEFQEGVEDLKDLQLGMILEGVVTNVTNFGAFVDIGVHQDGLVHISALSEKFIKDPREAVKAGDVVKVKVMEIDIPRKRVGLSMRMSDTPGEKIDGARGSRPGSAPRQQSAPARAKETPAPANNAMAALFANAKQLKKK; this is encoded by the coding sequence ATGGACAGCATCAACAGCCGCATCGCCGAGGAACTCGGTGTCCGCCCGCAACAGGTCGAAGCGGCCGTCGCTCTGCTTGATGAAGGCTCGACGGTGCCTTTTATTGCCCGTTACCGTAAAGAAGTGACCGGCAGCCTGGACGACACCCAACTGCGTCATCTGGAAGAGCGCTTGCGCTACCTGCGCGAGCTGGACGATCGCCGCGCCAGTATCCTTGCCAGCATTGAAGAGCAAGGCAAACTGACGCCGGAGCTTGCCCGCGAGATCAAACTGGCCGACACCAAGACGCGTCTTGAAGACCTTTACCTGCCGTATAAACAAAAGCGCCGCACCAAGGGCCAGATCGCCCTGGAAGCCGGCCTGGGCGAGCTGGCCGATGGTCTGTTGCATGACCCGCAGCTGAGCCCGGAAACCGAAGCCGCACGTTTTGTCGACGCCGAAAAAGGCGTGGCGGACGTCAAGGCCGCCCTCGAAGGCGCCAAGTACATCCTCATGGAGCGCTTCGCCGAAGACGCCAGCCTGCTCGACAAGCTGCGCAGCTTCCTCAAGCAAGAAGCGGTGCTCAGTGCTCGCCTGGTGGCTGGCAAGGAAGAAGAAGGCGCCAAGTTCCGTGACTACTTCGAACACGACGAGCTGCTCAAGAGCGTACCGTCGCACCGTGCCCTGGCGATTTTCCGTGGCCGTAACGAAGGCGTGCTGGCCGCGTCGCTGAAAGTCGGCGAAGAACTGCCGGGTACCCTGCACCCATGCGAAATGATGATTGCCGAACGTTTCGGCCTGCAAAACCAGAATCGCCCTGCCGACAAATGGCTGGGCGAGGTGGTGCGCTGGACGTGGAAGGTGAAACTCTACAGCCACCTGGAAACCGATCTGTTCGGTGAACTGCGCGACAACGCCGAAGGTGAGGCAATCAACGTCTTTGCCCACAACCTGCACGATCTGCTGCTGGCTGCGCCGGCGGGCCCACGCGCCACCCTGGGCCTTGACCCGGGCCTGCGTACCGGCTGCAAGGTCGCCGTCGTCGACGCCACCGGCAAACTGCTCGACACTGCCACCGTCTACCCGCATGTGCCGAAAAATCAGTGGGACCAGACCATCGCTGTACTCGCGGCCCTGTGCGCCAAGCACTCGGTCGAGCTGATCGCCATCGGTAACGGCACCGCCAGCCGTGAAACCGATAAGCTCGCTGCTGAACTGATCAAAAAATACCCAGCTCTGAAAATGACCAAGATCATGGTCTCCGAAGCCGGTGCTTCGGTGTATTCGGCTTCCGAGCTGGCGGCCCGTGAATTTCCTGATCTGGACGTATCGATCCGCGGCGCGGTTTCCATCGCTCGCCGCCTGCAGGACCCACTGGCCGAACTGGTGAAGATCGACCCGAAATCCATCGGTGTCGGCCAGTACCAGCATGATGTCTCCCAGCTCAAGCTGGCGCGCGGCCTGGATGCTGTGGTCGAGGACTGCGTGAACGCCGTCGGCGTCGACGTCAACACCGCCTCGGTGGCGTTGCTGGCACGCATTTCCGGCCTCAACAGCACCCTGGCGCAGAATATTGTCAGTCACCGTGACGCCAACGGCGCTTTCAAAACTCGTGCTGCGCTGAAAAAAGTCAGTCGTTTGGGCGAAAAAACCTTCGAACAAGCTGCCGGTTTCCTACGCGTAATGAACGGTGACAACCCGCTGGACGCTTCGGCCGTTCACCCTGAGGCCTACCCACTGGTACAGCGCATCGCCGCCGAAACCGACCGCGATATCCGCTCGCTGATTGGTGACAGCGGTTTCCTCAAGCGCCTGGACCCAAAAAAGTTCACCGATGAAACCTTCGGCCTGCCGACCGTTACCGACATCCTCCAGGAACTGGACAAGCCCGGCCGCGACCCACGCCCTGAATTCAAGACCGCCGAGTTCCAGGAAGGTGTCGAAGACCTCAAGGACCTGCAGTTGGGGATGATCCTCGAAGGTGTGGTCACCAACGTCACCAACTTCGGTGCCTTCGTCGATATCGGCGTGCACCAGGACGGTCTGGTGCACATCTCGGCGCTGTCGGAGAAGTTCATCAAAGACCCGCGTGAAGCGGTCAAGGCCGGCGACGTGGTCAAGGTCAAGGTCATGGAAATCGACATCCCGCGCAAACGCGTTGGCCTGTCGATGCGCATGAGCGACACCCCCGGTGAGAAAATCGATGGCGCCCGTGGCAGCCGTCCAGGTTCGGCACCGCGCCAGCAGAGCGCCCCGGCCCGCGCCAAGGAAACTCCGGCCCCGGCCAACAACGCCATGGCCGCGCTGTTTGCCAACGCCAAGCAACTGAAGAAGAAGTGA
- the ompR gene encoding osmolarity response regulator transcription factor OmpR, protein MSSTAQTAEGEKILIVDDDPGLSSLLERFFTSKGYRARAVPNTEQMDRLLAREVFNLVVLDLMLPGEDGLTACRRLRAANNQIPIIMLTAKGDELSRIKGLELGADDYLAKPFNPDELMARVKAVLRRQAPAVPGAPGSEDETVTFGDYELSLATRELKRGEEVHMLTTGEFAVLKALVMHAREPLTRDKLMNLARGREWDALERSIDVQISRLRRMIEPDPSKPRYIQTVWGVGYVFVPDGNASK, encoded by the coding sequence ATGAGCAGCACTGCACAAACCGCTGAAGGCGAAAAAATTCTCATCGTCGACGACGACCCGGGCTTGAGCAGCCTGCTGGAACGATTTTTCACCAGCAAGGGCTATCGTGCCCGTGCGGTGCCCAATACCGAACAGATGGACCGCTTGTTGGCTCGCGAGGTCTTCAACTTGGTGGTCCTCGACCTGATGCTGCCTGGCGAGGATGGTCTGACCGCCTGTCGCCGGTTGCGCGCCGCGAATAATCAGATCCCGATCATCATGCTCACCGCCAAAGGTGACGAGCTGAGCCGTATCAAAGGCCTGGAGCTGGGCGCTGACGACTATCTGGCCAAACCGTTCAACCCCGATGAGTTGATGGCCCGGGTCAAGGCGGTGTTGCGTCGCCAGGCGCCAGCGGTACCGGGCGCGCCGGGCAGCGAGGACGAAACCGTTACGTTCGGTGACTACGAGCTGTCGCTGGCCACTCGCGAGCTCAAGCGTGGTGAAGAAGTCCACATGCTCACCACCGGTGAGTTTGCGGTGCTCAAAGCGCTGGTGATGCATGCCCGCGAGCCGCTGACCCGAGACAAACTCATGAACCTGGCCCGTGGCCGTGAATGGGACGCCTTGGAGCGCTCCATCGATGTACAGATCTCTCGTCTGCGCCGCATGATCGAGCCCGATCCGTCCAAGCCTCGCTATATCCAGACTGTCTGGGGCGTGGGTTATGTGTTCGTGCCGGATGGCAATGCCAGCAAGTGA
- a CDS encoding ATP-binding protein, with product MKTPLWFPQSFFARTLWLVLIVVLFSKALTLVYLLMNEDVLVDRQYSHGVALTLRAYWAADESNRDKIAEAAGLIRVVGSGVPEGEQHWPYSEIYQRQMQAELGADTEVRLRIHAPPALWVRAPSLGDGWLKVPLYPHPLRGQKIWSVLGWFLAIGLLSTASAWIFVRQLNQPLKRLVFAARQLGQGRSVRLPISDTPSEMTEVYRAFNQMAEDVEQAGRERELMLAGVSHDLRTPLTRLRLSLSLLANESDLTDDMVRDIEDMDAILDQFLAFIRDGRDEPVEEVDLSDLVREVVAPFNQPEERVRLCLEPIPPFPLRRVSLKRLLNNLIGNALYHAGKGVEVAAYVSGDSSAPYVVLSVLDRGAGIDPNELEGIFNPFIRGDRARSGKGTGLGLAIVKRIAAQHGGNVELRNRSGGGLEARVRLPLGLLLPRDAV from the coding sequence ATGAAAACGCCCCTGTGGTTCCCGCAAAGCTTCTTCGCCCGCACCCTCTGGCTGGTGCTGATCGTCGTTCTGTTTTCAAAGGCCCTGACGCTGGTCTACCTGCTGATGAACGAAGACGTGCTGGTCGACCGCCAGTACAGTCACGGTGTCGCCCTGACCCTGCGCGCCTATTGGGCGGCCGACGAGTCCAATCGGGACAAAATCGCCGAGGCTGCCGGGTTGATCCGCGTGGTCGGTTCCGGTGTGCCTGAAGGTGAGCAGCATTGGCCTTACAGCGAGATCTACCAGCGTCAGATGCAAGCTGAGCTGGGGGCTGACACTGAAGTGCGCCTGCGCATACACGCGCCACCGGCGTTGTGGGTAAGGGCGCCGAGCCTGGGAGATGGCTGGTTGAAGGTGCCGCTGTATCCGCACCCGTTGCGTGGGCAGAAAATCTGGAGCGTGTTGGGCTGGTTCCTGGCCATCGGCCTGTTGTCCACAGCGTCGGCGTGGATCTTTGTCCGCCAGCTCAACCAGCCGCTCAAACGTCTGGTGTTCGCTGCTCGACAGCTGGGTCAGGGGCGCAGTGTCAGGTTGCCAATCAGCGATACACCCAGCGAAATGACCGAGGTCTACCGGGCGTTCAACCAGATGGCTGAAGACGTCGAGCAGGCCGGGCGCGAGCGGGAATTGATGCTCGCCGGTGTCTCCCATGACTTGCGCACGCCGCTCACGCGTTTGCGTTTGTCGTTGTCGTTGCTGGCCAACGAGAGCGACCTGACTGACGACATGGTGCGCGATATTGAAGATATGGACGCGATCCTTGACCAGTTTCTCGCATTCATCCGTGACGGGCGGGATGAGCCGGTAGAAGAGGTCGACCTGAGCGATCTGGTGCGCGAGGTGGTGGCGCCCTTCAACCAGCCAGAGGAGCGGGTACGCCTGTGTCTTGAGCCCATTCCGCCCTTCCCGTTGCGTAGGGTATCGCTCAAGCGCTTGTTGAATAATCTGATTGGTAACGCCTTGTATCACGCCGGAAAGGGCGTTGAAGTGGCGGCCTATGTGTCTGGCGACAGCAGCGCCCCTTACGTGGTGCTCAGCGTGCTGGACCGGGGGGCGGGCATCGACCCGAACGAGCTGGAGGGTATCTTCAACCCGTTCATTCGTGGCGACCGCGCCCGCAGTGGCAAGGGCACGGGGCTGGGGCTGGCGATCGTCAAGCGGATCGCCGCCCAGCATGGCGGCAATGTTGAGCTGCGCAACCGCTCCGGCGGTGGGCTCGAAGCCCGAGTGCGCCTGCCGCTAGGGCTGTTGCTGCCGCGCGACGCAGTCTAG